TCTGCACAGGTGACTCCATGATCCTAGAAGTGAGgaaatcataataataataatggttatCATTTATCGAGCTCCTACTGTATACTAagcattttacatacattatttaatttatttaactgaTACAAAAGTTGATATTATTTTCATCTCAGGGATGGAGTGGAAGTTTAGAAAGAGGACACAAAGTATCCTAACTCAGTGACATGCATCCTGTTTTCCACGAAACTCTTACCCCTGCTCAGGTCAGGGTCTTAAAGAAAAGGCAGTATCATCTTATATGCTTACATTCCTTGAGAGAAACCAGTTATGAGAAACAGAGGGGTatggaaaatacaagaaaagGTGTCACTAATTTCTCTCTTGATATTAAATCTGGTAATTAGTGTAGTGCCATGTAAGGGATTTATGTTATATGCCTCCTGTtgactgttctttttaaaaatcaccttcaAGCTATTAAAAGAGGCTCCTATGACATGGTGTCTGCTCTGCTTAAACACAACACCAGTCTTGACCAGCCCTGTGTGAAGCGATGGTCAGCAATGCATGAAGCAGCCAAACAAGGCCACAAAGACATCATAGCTCTGCTACTAAACAATGGAGGCAATGTCCACCTAAAAGACGGATTTGGAGTGACCCCGTTAGGTGTTGCGGCCGAGTATGGTCACTGTGATGTGTTGGAACATCTGATCCACAAAGGTACGTGGAAAGGAATTACATGttgctgatgtttctcctgcgcttcccaggtggctcagtggtaaagaatctgcttgccaatgcaggaaacacaggttcgatccctgggtcagaagatctcctggaggaggaaatggcaaccctctccagcattcttgcctgggaaatcccatggacagaggagcctagcgggctaccatccatggggttgcagagtcggacatgactgagcgactgagcacaagcagtGTTTCTCCTGCCTCTCAGATCTCCTTTTCTCCATCTGTCTCATTTCAGAGACAGACCTCactgcctcctcttcctctcctgaaTGTATCTGGGCATCAGATTTTTACTCCATCCCTCAATAAGCCCCGCAATAGGCCCCTATTGCACAACTCACTTGAATCCTATGCATGGGGACCTACAAATCTGAGTGCCCGGCCCTGATGGCtatctctgctgttgctgctaagttgcttcagtcgtgtctgactctgtgcgacctcgtagatggcagcccaccaggctcccccgtccctgggattctccaggcaagaacactggagtgggttgccatttccttctccaatgcatgaaagtgaaaagtgaaagtgaagtcgctcagtcgtgtccaactcttcccgaccccgtggactacaacccaccaggctcctccgcccatgggactttccaggcaagagtattggagtgggttgcctaggACCACATTATTCTCAAGGATCCTCTGTAGGGAAAagataacatttttgaaattccCCCACAATGCAACTCATTTAATTATCAAATAAGCCATATGAAATAAGCTATATTACTGTAGTTTACAGATAAGGAGTTGGAAATTCATGGAAGTAAGTAGCTTGCCCCAAACTCTCACAGTCAGGAACAAAGCCATAATTCAAACAGACCACTTTCCCCTACATCATGCCTTCTGGTCCTCATGACATTTGAATATTACACAATTTGTGTTCTTTGATGATATTTTGTGTCATTCTCCCTCTGAGCCATTTAAGATAGTCAGGCTTATTCATCTTAGGATCTTCTGCTGGATCATGCATGGTGTTTGCACATAGAAGACAGTTGATAAAGATTTGTTGAAATGAGACAGAGCATTAACTTTGTCTTTAAAAGTCTAACTAGACCTTTTTTAGGGAGCATTTTCCTATCATGAAAATTGACTTGATTTCTCAGATGTCAGTGAGGGAAAGATTTTCTAATTGAATGAAACATGCTTCATGATTGCTTATTGAAAAGGCTAAGAACACAGATGTTcttaattctgtatttttaagtcCTAACCAGAAAGGAAAACCACAGGTTATTTTTAAGGAGATGATCTTGACGTCTGCCCAGTGATCACTCTGCTGCATGTCTTATACTGCCAGGAGGTGACGTGCTTGCTTTGGCGGATGACGGTGCATCGGTGTTGTTTGAGGCAGCAGGAGGGGGCAATCCTGACTGCATCTCCCTCCTGCTGGAATATGGAGGAAGTGGAAACATACCTAACAGAGCAGGGCACCTTCCTATACACCGAGCTGCCTATGAGGGACATTACCTGTGAGTAATAAACCATAGCGTTATCACTTCAAGTTGAAAACACAAACTTGTATATATGGTATTATCTTAAATATGTCTCCCaacatccaaaaagaaaaaggcaaaatgttcaCAAGTTTTGTATATCTATGTGTTtgattttccccttctttttatattcttatacCTTAAAAAATTTCCACATTGAATTTATACTGCTTgtcaaatgaaaagatattttcctttaGAAGAAAGTTATAAGTGAGACTTCTGCACACGCCACCCAAatgtgccttttttaaaaaaaatctgtttaacaGAAGGCTACAGGGCTTCTAAAAATTTTGCCCTTGGCAAAGGATTGAAATTTGTAATACTCCAATTTTTATCAACATAAACagatattataatataaaatatatccttGAATAGAAAAGTATCATTATAAATTTAGGTTTCTTTAATAAAATggtcagatatattttaaaatcacaaaatgtgCCACAACCAACACACCAATAGAAATCTATAATCATAATAAACTACCCACCTTGAAAGGATGGTTTTTGGCAATTAAATGTATTTCATAAATTCAAAACCTTTGAAATCATTAGGCTTCATCACTTTCAGTGGTGACATTGGCTAAGTTAAGTGGCTAATGACAAGTAATTGATGCGAAGTGACATGTTGTTAAAGTTTACCTGGATTTACTCCCAGTGTTCATAAATTCACACCTGGTAGCTCTGAATTAGGCACAAGAGATCAAGTTCTCCTTGCCTGTGGCTCTCATACATGCCCAATTCATCAGTCAAGTGTGaaattcacagctatttgtcacAGGTTCTTAGTAATACAAGCTGTGGTTAGTTATCTCAATTGAATTCATGTAAGACTGATGGAACAATAAAGACCCTTCTTGTTGCTAATAATTCAGGTTCAAGTAAGTAGAGAGGATATACATGGACAATACTAAAGCATAGATTGTTCATGGAGCAGTGAAGCGGAATAACAAGAATTCAAGAGGCCTAAATTCTAGTCATTACTCTTCtgcatctgtgtgaccttggacaagtcatttcgCTTCTCAAGTCTTCATATGGCTTTGCTGGTAATAAAAGGGCTGGACTCAGTGATGCCCAAGGTGACTTCCAGCTCTAATTTCCTGTGACTCCATGGTTCTGATTAAGTCAACAGTATGAAGCATTCATCTGTGAGATTGAATGGACCtacttttctgttatattttcttcattaagtAGCCCTGGTTGATTATAGATAATATGTTGTTCAGAGAATAATTGAAAAATGGGGAGGGTTCCTGAAGAATCACAATTCTAGAACCAAATATATAAGATCTAGTAGGTTCCCCAGGAATATTTAGACTGGGAAGCTAAATCAAAACTAAACTGGATAGTACTAAGTCAATGGACAGAGACTgaatatttttgtgtaaggttatctagagaaaataaaggaaactaaTCAAATTGTGTTCACTTGTCCAGCATGGAAgctggtttatttcatttcttgattttcttcctGCCATGTGGATAttcgattctttttttttttttttttttttagtgcactGAAATATCTTATTCCAGTAACATCCAAACATGCAATCCAGAAAAGTGGGCTAACACCAATTCACTCAGCAGCAGATGGACAAAATGCACAGTGCCTAGAACTGCTTATTGAAAATGGCTTTGATGTCAACAGCCTGCTTGCTGACCACATTTCTGAGAGCTATGATGACGAACGGAAGACTGCGCTCTATTTTGCTGTTTGCAATAATGATATCCTTTGCACAGAAATCCTCCTGGCTGCAGGTGCAGACCCAAACCTAGATCCCCTCAACTGTCTACTGGTGGCAGTGAGGGCCAATAATCATGAAATTGTCCGGCTGCTTCTTGCCCATGGAGCTAATGTCAATTGTTACTTCATGCATGTGAATGACACTCGTTTCCCCAGTGCCATACAGTATGCCCTAAATGACGAGGTAATGCTCAGGCTGTTGCTGAATAATGGCTATCAGGTGGAGATGTGCTTTGAATGCATGCATGGGGACATCTTTGGAAACTCGTTTTTGTGGTCGGAGATAGAGGAAGAGGTACTGCCGGGATGGACATCTTGTGTCATAAAAGATAACCCGGTGAGTTACACCCTTCTCTTCTTCGTATTGGGTCAGCATCATAATTTTGCTCATTTAGGGAtgttccaagaaaagaaaaacaaactccaacttttatatttttcttcttcttgtgtttttgtttgcaATGAGATGGGGAAATAAGCATAAAACTAGGCCCCCAAAAGTATAGTTTTCTTGAATTGGAAACCAAATGTTgaataatttggaaaatgtatGCAATTAATAACTCATGCTTATTTGGTGGAATTTGGGGGCTAGAAACACAGTAAGAAGAATCATGGAAAATAGCATGGTTCTTCCACATTATGCTGAGTACTGTCACATCAGAGCCACACATGCTCCAGGGCTCATTGTttcacagaaacaaacaaatcatTTACTTTGCTTTTTTGGTTCATAACAAGAAGGGTACTTTTATTTCATGTAAAAAGGCAAAGGTAGTAATTTGTCAGAACAAAATTTTTTATgaatatagtatattaaaattGCTACTAACTTCAATTTTATTACTTCTCTCAGTTCTGTGAGTTTATTACAGTCCCCTGGATGAAGCACTTGGTAGGCAGTGTTATTCGTGTATTAATAGATTACATGGATTATATCCCTCTGTGTGCTAAACTGAAATCTGCACTAGAAGTACAGAGAGAATGGCCAGAAATCCGTCAAATACTAGGTAAAAGCAAAAGTTTTTCCTACAAAATTTTTTATGGAGAATGTATATAGGAAAAATTTCTTAATGTCAGTTTTGATACTTTTTCAGTGCTACCTTATATTCAGATTTATctgttttctcaaatcatcctTAATAGTTCCTCTGATAGAAGatactttttgctttttcttgacACTTTCCAACTGTTTAATTGTATAATGAACAATACCATAACTATATCAACATTCTGAATAgaactcactttttaaaagttaacttctATAATATCATAAAGTATAGGATTCTGCATGTGGGCAGGGATccgttttgtttatttttgtactcTCAGGGCTTAGCATAATGCCTCATAAGCAGTAGATACTCaatactaaataaatgaatgaatggaatgaattaaaatatcctttttgATCTAGGCTCTCTGGGTCTTTACTGACAAATTCCTACTATTAAAAGTATGTTTTACAGGCAGGCCATTTTGTATTTTCTAGGTTAAAGCTTAGTTATAATCATAAAAGTGAGTCATATTATGAAAGTTTCAATAAAATACATCTAAAATTACTCCAAATACATataacaaccagaaaaaaaattataaattgggaatgttttctctttcaaaatatgAGTTTGGAAAAATGTACTTTCAAAACCTACTTGGACAATTTCATGGAGGCTAAAGAAGCATCCTAGAACCtgacaatatatttaaatattctggCACTCTTAATACACCTAAATCAATCTTCAATGGTATAACAAAACCACAACATCCCATTCTTTAAGATCAAGCAAACTTTATGCAAATTAGTAGATGATATTTTATAGTCAAAAAGATGAAATTGAAATGTTTACCTGATTTACATACCATATTTGTTAGATATAAAgttctataaaaagaaatgttcatCTAAGCACTTAGTTTCAATCAGAGTCTCAGACATTAAAGTATATAATCTGAATTTGGACTGTTCTGACCATGGTAGCAAGAGACGGAAGTTGGCAAAAACAGTGGAGATTTGATTGGCTAGAAAGAGTGTTAGTTCAGCTGAACACACATTAGGTGGTAAGCTTGGGTTTTCCTCACGTGGCTCTTCCATTGGAATGAGTTCTATGCTAGAATAGACTTTGTGGCAACTAAAACAGGAATCTCAGAGAATCTAGTGAATGATGGAGCTTAGAAATTGACCTCTGGGGTCAGATAGGTCTGAAATAGGATGCAGCATTGTTCTTGCCCTGGTATAGCATTGCTGATCCACATAGTGCAAGGTCATTCAGGGCTGATATTTTCATGGAAACAAGCAACAatttattctatcatttttgtttcattcaggGAAGGGGATTTTTTTTAACGTTTAATTTCCTATAAGAAAACCAAGATAGTCATACTGGTTGTGTGACTTTGAGGATGGttacttattctttttatatCAAGGTTTTCCCACTGCAGAATGGGCTTGCATAGTATTTACCTCTTAAGGTTGTTGTGGGAATTTAAAGAGATGTCACATGTAAGGTGTTTAGCATAATGCCTACAGCATTAAAAACACTTAGTAAATTTACCTATTTTAAAGACtaaattattagtatttttatgttatttttattacatgGTAAGGTTATATGAAGTATCTGAAGTGTGTATGTAAGCATGTCATGAACCCCCACAGCTTGAAGAGTTAGGTATTAtcattgctaatttttaaaaattaaaaactaaggcTAAAGGAGGTTTACATAATAGCCTGGACTCTATAAATTCTTGAAGCTAGTTACCCTTCTGAACAGAAGCCCAACTTAGGAGTGAAGTCCAAATGAAGCAGGACAGATGAAGACAGCATTTTGGATCTTAAAGATTaactgaaagaaagagaaggggatggagagAAGGACCAAcagattaaaagaattaaaaagaacacatcaaactaaaaaaaaaaaaaaaatactgtcaatACTAGTTTAGGGATAGCACACGAAGATAATGAAGCTGTAAAGAAAGTGATTACTATAAACGTCTGAAGAGTAGTTTCTTACAGGGAATGAAGTTTGGACGGATTGTGGAGGGAATTCTGGGATGACTGGGGAAGTCCTATTCATGACCTAGGAGAGGTTTGCAGATGTTCACCTGATAATCACTTAAGAAACCATATGTACAGTTGCTTTATCTATATTTTACAATGAAAGagttaaaatattttggagattgtaaaggaaaaaaCCATGAGGCTTATATAAATTATTTCCCAAAGTTAcagacagaaaaataacaaaacaaggaTTTGAACTCTAGTCCATCTCATTTAAACATAGGCTCTTTCTCCAATACTACTGTACTTCCTGTCATAGAACAGATTTTCCTTCTAATTAGTAATACATTGTCCATGTGTTTGTATTGGAAAAGAATTACAAATTCCTGTGACTTTAGaaaagaaatccaagtaagaaTAAGACCAGAAAGTTTTCTAGTTGTTTCAGACACATCATTGCGACTAGAGTGTAGTCAGTTGACTGCTATGAATATAGTTAACCACTGGATGTCAGGATTTCTCCAGGTATATGTAGGGCAGAGTTTTtgttagaggaaaaaataaattttttttaaagatgggttTATTCTATCTATTTTAGTAATGATAACTTTGCCTCAATAGTTTTTGAAAAACAgtcttaattttttcaaaataacttgAGTATTTATAATTGCAAATGTAACAAAAAATGTGATCTCTTTGATTATTAAATTGAGTGATTGTTCACAAAAGATTACAATGTACCAAACACTTTTGTAATGCTTTACGTGAATTAATTTGTTCCATATTTAAACAGCCCTATGAGGTAAGTCCCATTGTGATCCacatttcccaggtgagaatgctGAGATCATaggggttaagtaacttgtccaggaTAACACAAATACTATTTAAGTGGCAGAGACATGATTTTAATCCAAGCCGACTGAGTCCAGAGCTTACCTCTAAGCCTGTGGGCAATGCTGCCTTTTCACTCACTCCTTTGCTGGATTAATATTTCGGTACTGTAATTATACTAAAGATAAAGTTACTAGAGATAAAGTAAGAGTTGAAAAGAAAGACTAACATCAGTTATTTGAACATTAGcagattttttgaaaaatataaaatttttaggtGTCATACACTGAACCAAACCTAAGATTGAATCATGGACATATGGAATCAGTTGTATCAGATGTTTCACAGATAACTATTCATCAGAAAGATGGTAGGAGAGAACAGAAGCGAAGGAATATATCTCTAAAATACtcagttctaaaaaataaatagtaggAGATATGAGCATTTGCTTTCTTTAATcaagtccattcattcatttaacatattctgtacttccctgatggtccagtgattaagattccactccatgctcccactgcagggagtCTGATCCCCAAGGGAGGAAGATCCCCCATGTCACATGgtgaggttaaaaacaaaaacaaaaagcatattCTAGTTGAACACTCTCTAGAAGTCAAGCTGTCTTTTTGACACAGAGGCACACTAAATGCCTACCTCCATGGAGCTTGCATTCTAGAGGAATGGTGTGGAATGCTTAATTGCAATTTGAATTTTACTTAGTCACCAGTTACTAATATGTGCATGCTTGTTTTTTAGAATGACACTTAGTATTGTTCTAAAACAGTCTGTATCTTATAGTTTCattcatattgtttttattttttgcttgtttttcccaTTCACTTTAGAGAATCCATGCTCATTAAAGCATTTATGTCGGTTAAAAATTCGAAGACTGATGGGGCTGCAGCGGCTCTGCCAGCCAACcttgatggagaagctctctctACCACCAACTATTCAAAGATACATATTATTTAAAGAGTATGACCTCTATGGACAAGAGCTAAATTtgccataatttaaaataatatttttaaatgtgactttaaaaatatgtttaaatgagATTCCCTCAGAGAATTTCTTGGAATCATGTTACATCCTGACATATACTTAAATCCATTGACAATTTTATAACTGGATCCTGGGTTCTTTGGGGAACACCATATTTCACATCTTTAAAGAACTTtacattgtgatttttttaaagcaagttaaTATTTTGCATTTGAATTTCTATTATCATCGCTTGCAACAAGTCTTCAAACTCTCCTATCAAGTGGCCCCTACAGTATCCATGAGCAAGTCTCTCCATTGTTCGTAAAACAAAGAATCACTTTCTCAAACCCCAGTTGCTGGCaaattctgtcctttctcttatTGCCACACTGTATAAAAGAGCTCCTCCCTGTCTCTTCAGACGCCCTCATTGTCATCTGACTTCTACTCCCTCCACTGCCCTTCCCAAGGTCCTTATCAACTTGTTTGTTGCTACTTTCCTTGAGCATCCTCCAGTCTTTGCAACTGATTGCTGCAGCATCTGACACTATTACCTAGTCTGCCTCCAGAAAATGATCTTCCCTTGGTTTTCCAGGTATCTTGCTCTCTTGGCCATCTTCCAACCCCTCTAACCACTCTGTCTCTGGCTTCTTTCTATGCTGTGCATCTCCTACCAACTCTTTAGTAACATATCTTAAGTTCTCTTTTTTTATGCTACGTTCAACAGGAAATTTCATCCATACCCATGGTTTTATTTACAACCTACATGTTTTTTGACTGTAAAATTTATATCTGAAGTTTAACTTTTTCTCTCATACACATGAGACCTGTGTAGACAATTGGCCTAAAGGACCTTTGAATACAAAGAATCCTCAAATTCAACATATCCTAAAGCAAACGTGCTGTCTtcctccacaaaaaaaaaaaaaaaaagcctccttcTCTTACTATCTCTAGCTCaattattcagtcactcagtcatacctgaatctttgtgaccccatggactgcagcagaccaggcttccctgtcctgcaccaactcccagagcttgctcaaactcatgtccattgagtcggtgatgccatccaaccatctcgtcttctgtcatccccttctcctcctgccttcaatcttgcccagcaccagggtcttttcaagtgagtcagttctttgcatcaggtggccaaagtattggagcttcagcttctgcatcagtccttccaatgtatattcaggactgatttcctttagaattgactggtttgatctccttgcagtccaagggactctcattaaCCCAATTATTGATTCAGTTTCCCAAGTCAAAAGCTTGGACATAAAACTTGACCatcccattttccttctccaagtttatTTCATGAAGTCATCTTCTTCTACTCAGTCTCACTGATTCAGCCTGAATACCAGCTCTTATCTCCTTTCTTCCTGGGATATTGCTGTGACAAACTGATCTTTCTCTCTGCTGTCTTGCCTCATCTAACCCATGTTCTACACATAATATCCCAGAGTGATCTTTTACAAATGTAAGCAAGTTTCACTCCCCTGCTTAAAATCATTCCCACTGCTCTTGGGATAAAGTCCAAAGTTCTCCATCCGCTCCAACTCCCTGCCTTCCTCTTAGCCTTATCTCTTGGTATTTCCCTTGTGCCATCTCTTTAAACATGTTAAATGCCCCTGATAAGTTAATGCTTTGAACAGTGATTTTATACatcactgtggtggtggtttagtcgctaaatcatgtccgactctggcaatcccatggactttggcccaccaggctcctctgtccatgaggtttttcaggcaagaatactggagtaggttaccatttccttctccaggagatcttcccaaaccagggatagaacctgggtctcgtacactgcaggcagattctttaccaactaggcTACCTATACATCActagtttctgttttaaaaatagggccatctattttatatatacatatataaaatctattATCATGGATATTTCATAAAAGAAGGGCCATTTTAGTGCCAGAAAATGGGGCTGCCTTAAACTCGATTATTAAAATTGAATTACTTTATCTTTGTAAAAACTTAACAGTTTGGTCTTCATTTCCACATTGATGAGTGAAAATTTCATTCTAGCCCAACAAGTCTCTGAGGTCTTTGGTTTGGGAACCACTGTTTTAAAAGAGACTCTATTTTCTTAGCTCTCAGGGTCTTTGTAcgttcttctccttctgcctggaatcctctttccacctcctccttcctccctccaccccttaTCCTACAGGTCTCAGTTTAGGTGTTCCTTCCTCTAGGATGGGAGGCCCTAGAACAGCACTTCTTGTGCCGTATTACAGAAACCTATGTTCCCATCGGTCTCtccactagactgtaagctctgtgagggcagggtCTATGTCTGATTTGTTTTACAGTGTTTTCTTAGGGCCAAACACATTCCCTAGAGCATAGAGAGAATGCAAAAATTACTTGTTGAATacattgaatgagtgaatgttaTGTTATGTAAGATCCAGACAAAATTAATCAGTGACCTCATGGTAAAATGATAGTTCTGAATCTCTGAATTGGTTATATAGCTTTAATTATGTAATTACTTGGATTCATTCTTAGATTTTCTTATAATCATTTTTATCTTGAGTTATTGTATTCTTTCAATAGTATTATCTCACTAGTTTATGAGCTATACAAATTGTATTTAGCTCTAGCTATAAGTATGAAAAAACTGTATAATTAGACATATAGTTTTAATCACTTTTATTCcctaaagaatatattttcatatagatTAAACTCTAATGTATTTAATTAGAACTATAATGTTTTGGGTATGGGATTTTGTGATTCTTCTGTTGCTCTCCTACTTGTGGCTAAAATGCATTGTTATCTATAATATTACtctaagtagattttttttttttaagatttaagtgTACCATATGATACTTCAGatattaaataaactaaaacTTGGATATTTACTGTATTTTTGTATAAATACATTCAAGATACCTCAGATATTAAATAAACTCTAGTACAcaaattttgacattttctttagtgtgttttatgtaaatatattcaaGAAACACTTGAATGAAAGGATATGAATTAATTGCACCTACTATGGGTTGAAAGTGGTTCTTTGGTACTTGTGAAGCaggagaaaaatatattctatgaaaCTGAAACAATCACTATATTCAAAATGGACTCAACCTCTTTTTTATTACATGTTGAAATTTTCtagcagtgtttttgttttgggaTGAGCTGGATGGTAAGAGGATTATATTATATCTAATTAGAACTCTGTTTCTCCAAGAATATGTCACTTTATCTGGGAGGGCAACAGCTGCTTCTCTCCAGTGAGCTTCAGGAGAAGCCAAACATTCTACATGGTGCCTGTTTAACCACTATCATGTTTAATCAACATGATAGGGTTTTGATGACATCTTTCATGCTGCCAAGATGATCATAGCTGTTTTGGTAACTGTGGATTCTGTTTTGTACCATACAGAGACTCTGGTTGGGAAGAAGCAGATATGGCCTCTCATTTGAGTGAGGTTTGTTTAGTTTTTCAGTAGGTCATCTTTAAATACTATTTGCATTTCTGACTTACAATAATTTCATAAGCTCATTGAAACCATGTACCTCCTGAAGAATATGGGTTAATCATTGTAAATAGTCTCAGAACATGTTTCCAGGCATAAGTCAATGGTGCATAAGATATGACAATTGTGTAAATGTTGTACAGCAAATATTCTTAGGTAACACTTGCTTTGATGCAGGTTTTTGAAAAATCAGTGCATAAGGGTGAGACAGTATGgaaatttccaaaaaaaagaTGGAGTCTTTTATGACACAGCACATGAAACCCCACATCTGCTATTGCTTGATATAGTCCCGATCATCAAAAAGGAAGAAGGGCTTCTTAGGGGAGAGGATGTGTAGAAGGAAATAGACTTATTTGACCTCAGTGGCCTGTGTTGTGTAATCTCACGGAGTGCTAGAGATGTCTGGGGATTTGCTGTTTTCGGAAGGAGACAGTCTAGTAATTTGAATCTGGGCACTGGGAGTGCCTGAGTTCTAATGATGGATTGACCAGGGATTCCACCAGAGGCACTGGATGGGTGCTCATATTCTGTGTTTCAGATTCTAGTAGATGAGAGAcagtcatttctctttctttggaaGTCTTTCATCCCAGGAGATTCCAATAAGATTTTAGATAAAACTCCTTGGAAGCAGACTGTAGTGTTGGATAAGGTAGAAAGTGTGGAGGGTGATAAATATGATACTTACTTGAGGATTGAGTGGGTGTGAGACAGCAGTATCTGGTTCTTTCTGTTTGAAGCAAAGCCTGTACTGGCTTCTCAAAAAAACTTTTTCATGCTTTGTGGAAGTCAAATAACCAGACATGACATTCAGT
This DNA window, taken from Bos indicus isolate NIAB-ARS_2022 breed Sahiwal x Tharparkar chromosome 4, NIAB-ARS_B.indTharparkar_mat_pri_1.0, whole genome shotgun sequence, encodes the following:
- the ASB15 gene encoding ankyrin repeat and SOCS box protein 15 isoform X2 — encoded protein: MDANDDPDEDHLTSYDVQLSIQESIEAGKTVFYPERFVPLSDQNRKLVEAIQQGHILELQEYVKYKYALDEADEKGWFPLHEAVVQPIQQILEVVLDASYKTLWEFKTSDGETPLTLAVKAGLVENVRTLLEKGVWPNTKNDKGETPLLLAIKRGSYDMVSALLKHNTSLDQPCVKRWSAMHEAAKQGHKDIIALLLNNGGNVHLKDGFGVTPLGVAAEYGHCDVLEHLIHKGGDVLALADDGASVLFEAAGGGNPDCISLLLEYGGSGNIPNRAGHLPIHRAAYEGHYLALKYLIPVTSKHAIQKSGLTPIHSAADGQNAQCLELLIENGFDVNSLLADHISESYDDERKTALYFAVCNNDILCTEILLAAGADPNLDPLNCLLVAVRANNHEIVRLLLAHGANVNCYFMHVNDTRFPSAIQYALNDEVMLRLLLNNGYQVEMCFECMHGDIFGNSFLWSEIEEEVLPGWTSCVIKDNPRIHAH
- the ASB15 gene encoding ankyrin repeat and SOCS box protein 15 isoform X1, with the translated sequence MDANDDPDEDHLTSYDVQLSIQESIEAGKTVFYPERFVPLSDQNRKLVEAIQQGHILELQEYVKYKYALDEADEKGWFPLHEAVVQPIQQILEVVLDASYKTLWEFKTSDGETPLTLAVKAGLVENVRTLLEKGVWPNTKNDKGETPLLLAIKRGSYDMVSALLKHNTSLDQPCVKRWSAMHEAAKQGHKDIIALLLNNGGNVHLKDGFGVTPLGVAAEYGHCDVLEHLIHKGGDVLALADDGASVLFEAAGGGNPDCISLLLEYGGSGNIPNRAGHLPIHRAAYEGHYLALKYLIPVTSKHAIQKSGLTPIHSAADGQNAQCLELLIENGFDVNSLLADHISESYDDERKTALYFAVCNNDILCTEILLAAGADPNLDPLNCLLVAVRANNHEIVRLLLAHGANVNCYFMHVNDTRFPSAIQYALNDEVMLRLLLNNGYQVEMCFECMHGDIFGNSFLWSEIEEEVLPGWTSCVIKDNPFCEFITVPWMKHLVGSVIRVLIDYMDYIPLCAKLKSALEVQREWPEIRQILENPCSLKHLCRLKIRRLMGLQRLCQPTLMEKLSLPPTIQRYILFKEYDLYGQELNLP